In the Chroococcidiopsis sp. SAG 2025 genome, one interval contains:
- a CDS encoding alpha/beta hydrolase, giving the protein MVDPAFLLFVQHGWADDNRAMMLLARRLVTDTIPVFAPSLGYVQTWVRIEPLIQAVEKLASEQIARYPDVPLKIIGHSMGGLIWLEVLHRHPEWWSRIHSLVLIASPVGGADVARAIDPLNWGIGIAGDLGKNRKPIAAAIASIIPTLVIAGDIDGGSDGTVPVESTKFQNARFICLPGLAHAVLRNYPTVATIIQDFWMDANVGEAIVYDDIVQRLQAVPGMTDGHRRDFAKAQIAIALPNGATIRTCKNLFGIDCVFVASPTGECLYAGFVGWLHALDLQKALEDIQQAY; this is encoded by the coding sequence TTGGTCGATCCGGCATTTCTTTTATTCGTGCAGCACGGCTGGGCAGATGATAACCGTGCCATGATGCTACTGGCGCGTCGGTTGGTCACAGATACAATTCCAGTTTTTGCGCCGAGTCTGGGTTACGTTCAAACTTGGGTGAGAATCGAGCCTTTGATTCAGGCAGTGGAAAAGCTGGCTAGCGAACAGATTGCCAGATATCCAGACGTACCGCTGAAGATTATCGGTCATTCAATGGGTGGTTTGATCTGGTTAGAGGTGTTGCACCGCCATCCCGAGTGGTGGTCTAGAATTCACTCGTTGGTTTTGATTGCATCGCCAGTCGGTGGTGCAGATGTGGCACGGGCGATCGATCCTTTAAATTGGGGAATTGGGATTGCTGGCGATCTGGGAAAAAATCGTAAGCCAATTGCAGCCGCGATCGCTTCTATAATTCCCACATTAGTTATCGCCGGAGACATTGATGGTGGTAGCGATGGTACAGTTCCAGTAGAATCTACCAAATTCCAAAATGCTCGGTTTATCTGCTTGCCGGGACTTGCCCATGCCGTCTTGCGAAATTATCCTACGGTTGCCACCATCATTCAAGACTTTTGGATGGATGCTAATGTCGGTGAGGCGATCGTCTATGACGATATCGTACAACGGTTGCAGGCAGTACCAGGCATGACAGACGGTCATCGCCGCGATTTTGCTAAAGCCCAAATCGCGATCGCACTGCCAAATGGTGCTACTATTCGCACTTGCAAGAACTTATTTGGTATCGATTGTGTCTTTGTTGCCTCTCCTACCGGAGAATGTTTGTATGCAGGCTTTGTTGGTTGGCTGCACGCACTAGATTTACAAAAAGCTCTAGAAGATATTCAGCAAGCATATTAA
- a CDS encoding proton extrusion protein PcxA — protein MRNYSWTQKIYAFLRSAQQWYFDTPERSLDEAYKAALLIKTIEDEHFGGRKISPEFASFGRNTMTMFESDLKKHLKTIRMRLVEFNASRTIFGDSNQTITKLSRQDGINSNRDSFAIQQRNNPSLILEKLRFIDEIASRYQEEQKESLPAIKPQIIRPDALFNNRDLQSTQERLRSNSIESSEKNNKPSSKTEETGVLPRSILSTLNRLKVELDPSAEEEVVKNFRTSQRRTLISVRLVLLLVIVPFLTFQISKNIVIGPLVDRFRNPEQATMFLNYEMEEKALAEMQKFEERLKFQNLLNGGEGISSVEIEKRLQERVAEIAEEFRAESSNAIKNVFADLLSVGAFIWLLLVSKRELAVLKEFFDQIVYGLSDSAKAFIIILFTDVFVGFHSPHGWEVILSSVSRHLGLPENHDFIFLFIATFPVILDTIFKYWIFRYLNRISPSAVATYRNMNE, from the coding sequence ATGAGAAATTATAGTTGGACGCAAAAAATTTATGCTTTCTTACGCTCTGCCCAACAGTGGTATTTTGACACGCCAGAGCGATCGCTCGATGAAGCTTACAAAGCTGCACTTCTAATTAAGACGATCGAAGATGAGCATTTTGGTGGTCGGAAAATCTCACCAGAATTTGCCAGTTTCGGACGCAATACGATGACGATGTTTGAATCAGATCTGAAAAAACATCTGAAAACGATTCGCATGAGACTCGTTGAGTTTAATGCCAGTCGTACTATTTTTGGAGATTCCAATCAAACTATTACTAAATTATCTAGGCAAGATGGGATAAATTCCAACAGGGATTCTTTTGCCATACAACAGAGAAACAATCCATCATTAATTTTAGAAAAACTTAGATTTATTGATGAGATCGCATCGAGATATCAGGAAGAACAAAAAGAAAGTCTTCCTGCGATTAAGCCTCAAATTATCCGACCAGATGCACTTTTCAATAATCGAGATCTTCAAAGTACTCAAGAAAGACTTCGCTCCAATTCTATAGAAAGTTCCGAGAAAAATAATAAACCTAGTAGTAAAACTGAAGAGACAGGTGTATTACCTCGCTCGATCTTAAGTACCTTGAACCGACTGAAAGTAGAATTAGATCCGAGCGCTGAAGAAGAAGTTGTCAAAAATTTTCGTACCTCGCAAAGAAGAACTCTCATTTCAGTGAGATTAGTATTATTACTAGTTATAGTTCCTTTTCTAACTTTTCAAATTTCAAAAAATATAGTTATTGGACCGCTTGTCGATCGCTTCCGCAATCCCGAACAGGCTACGATGTTCCTCAACTATGAAATGGAAGAGAAAGCATTAGCAGAAATGCAAAAGTTTGAGGAGAGACTGAAATTTCAAAATCTTCTAAATGGAGGCGAGGGAATCTCTTCAGTTGAGATTGAGAAGAGATTACAAGAGAGAGTTGCAGAAATTGCTGAGGAATTCCGTGCCGAAAGTTCTAATGCGATTAAAAATGTTTTTGCCGATCTCCTCTCAGTTGGAGCTTTTATTTGGTTGCTACTCGTAAGTAAGCGAGAACTCGCTGTTTTGAAAGAGTTTTTCGATCAAATTGTTTACGGTTTAAGCGATAGTGCCAAAGCATTTATTATTATTCTATTTACAGATGTATTTGTTGGATTCCACTCTCCCCACGGTTGGGAAGTTATTTTATCTAGCGTGTCGCGACATTTAGGATTACCAGAAAATCACGATTTTATCTTCTTATTTATCGCGACATTTCCCGTAATTCTCGACACAATTTTTAAATACTGGATTTTCCGCTATCTCAACAGAATTTCTCCTTCTGCTGTGGCGACTTACCGCAATATGAACGAATAG
- a CDS encoding ISH3 family transposase, with amino-acid sequence MTLSSPSPLSAAPALTDEATLNAALDCLLEHLTIPTQGDCNPQTIFQVLIRAASKQDSIEHTTQQLTGVPTGNTMRYHLDKLDEMQGLEAQLNQALQSRVPPRIARGKQRLAIDLHLIPYYGNPTPAEQPYIYRSQAKLGTTSFFAYATVYVIARNKRVTLAVHAVHRQETLVATLTYLLAALSPLRLGIKRLYLDRGFFCVPVIRWLKALNLPFIMPAIIRGKKGGTRQLLKGRKSYFTTYRLSGSYGAVECNMGVVCRYQRGQRGRRGIQYLVYAVHGIKLALSTLHHNYRSRFGIETSYRSKNLCRIRTTTKNPVVRLLFVALAFVLVNLWVYLRWHFVSRSRFGPRLVYQHLFPLKTMLEFLCHAVEHHFPVVRAVFLPLTK; translated from the coding sequence ATGACCCTGTCATCCCCATCCCCATTATCTGCTGCCCCGGCGCTGACTGATGAAGCTACCTTGAATGCAGCATTGGATTGTCTGCTGGAGCATTTGACAATTCCGACTCAAGGAGATTGCAACCCGCAAACAATATTTCAAGTCTTGATTCGAGCGGCAAGCAAGCAGGACAGCATCGAACACACAACCCAACAACTGACGGGAGTGCCGACCGGAAACACGATGCGTTATCATCTGGACAAGTTGGATGAGATGCAGGGTCTGGAAGCGCAACTGAATCAGGCATTACAAAGCCGAGTACCACCCCGCATTGCCAGAGGCAAGCAACGCCTGGCGATCGACTTACATTTGATTCCATACTACGGCAATCCAACTCCAGCCGAGCAACCTTACATCTATCGTTCTCAAGCCAAATTGGGCACTACCTCGTTCTTCGCCTACGCAACTGTTTATGTGATTGCTCGAAACAAGCGTGTTACGTTGGCAGTTCATGCAGTGCATCGACAAGAAACGTTAGTGGCAACCTTGACGTATCTGCTAGCAGCCCTTTCGCCCCTGCGACTGGGAATCAAACGTCTGTATCTCGACCGAGGATTTTTCTGTGTTCCAGTAATTCGCTGGCTCAAAGCGCTCAACCTCCCGTTTATCATGCCTGCCATCATTCGGGGCAAAAAAGGTGGCACTCGGCAGCTGCTGAAAGGGCGCAAGAGCTACTTCACGACCTACAGGTTGAGTGGCTCCTATGGAGCAGTCGAGTGCAACATGGGCGTGGTCTGTCGCTACCAACGGGGGCAGCGGGGACGACGAGGGATTCAGTATTTGGTTTATGCCGTCCACGGCATCAAACTTGCCCTGTCTACATTGCATCATAATTATCGCTCTCGCTTTGGCATTGAAACCAGTTACCGAAGCAAGAATCTTTGCCGGATTCGTACCACTACCAAAAATCCGGTTGTGCGTCTATTATTCGTGGCATTGGCATTTGTGTTAGTCAATTTGTGGGTCTATTTGCGCTGGCATTTTGTTAGTCGCAGCCGTTTCGGCCCACGTCTGGTTTATCAGCATTTATTTCCCCTTAAAACGATGCTGGAATTCTTATGCCATGCGGTGGAACACCATTTTCCAGTGGTTCGAGCCGTTTTTTTACCCTTGACCAAGTAA
- a CDS encoding IS4 family transposase codes for MEQAIAKTKVCEQRKRSLPAQLVICLVIAMSLWSRDSMRDVLKNLIDGLSEAWVKVGKYWRVFCKSAITQARQRLSPRVMSQLFHQLVRPMASTDTKGAFLNGLRIVVIDRTCFDLPDSDENARVFGRPSSRPGTQAAFPKLRLVILVEAGTHLIFDALMCPYRIGERVRALRLLRSVSSGMLLMWDRGLHSYAMVQATVTTGSDYLGRIPANVKFLCEEPLADGSYLSWIYPPAKFRSKACQPIQVRVIEYTIGNTDNPEEQLRYRLITSLLELEKFPAQLLAIEYHQRWEVENTIDELKVHLSGRKTHIRSQKPREVVQEVYGWLLGHWAVRLLMFQAAKSAGITPLRLSFTGTLRVIRRAIPKFQRLQSQELPFF; via the coding sequence ATCGAGCAAGCGATCGCTAAAACTAAAGTTTGTGAACAACGTAAACGCTCGTTACCAGCACAATTGGTAATTTGTTTGGTAATTGCGATGAGTCTGTGGTCACGAGATTCGATGAGAGATGTGCTGAAAAACTTAATTGATGGGCTGAGCGAAGCATGGGTGAAAGTGGGGAAATACTGGCGAGTTTTTTGTAAATCAGCAATAACGCAAGCCCGACAACGATTAAGTCCAAGGGTGATGAGTCAATTGTTCCATCAACTGGTGCGACCAATGGCTAGCACCGATACCAAAGGAGCATTTCTCAATGGATTGCGAATTGTGGTAATTGATCGGACTTGCTTCGATCTGCCAGACAGCGATGAAAATGCGAGAGTTTTTGGTCGTCCGAGCAGCCGTCCTGGCACACAAGCCGCATTTCCCAAACTGCGATTAGTCATTTTGGTAGAAGCAGGAACACATTTAATCTTTGATGCATTGATGTGTCCATATCGAATAGGAGAACGAGTGCGGGCATTAAGATTATTACGCTCCGTGAGTTCAGGGATGTTGTTGATGTGGGACAGAGGGTTACATTCTTATGCAATGGTGCAAGCAACTGTCACAACTGGTAGCGATTATTTAGGAAGAATTCCCGCAAATGTCAAGTTTTTGTGCGAAGAACCACTGGCGGATGGTTCTTATCTGAGTTGGATTTATCCACCTGCTAAATTCCGCTCAAAAGCTTGCCAGCCCATACAAGTCCGAGTGATTGAATACACAATTGGTAATACCGACAACCCAGAGGAACAACTAAGATATCGCTTAATTACCAGCTTATTGGAATTGGAGAAATTTCCGGCTCAACTACTGGCGATTGAATATCATCAACGCTGGGAAGTAGAAAATACTATTGATGAACTCAAAGTACATTTATCAGGACGAAAAACTCATATTCGCTCTCAAAAACCGCGTGAAGTTGTGCAGGAAGTTTACGGGTGGTTGTTAGGACACTGGGCTGTGCGGTTATTGATGTTTCAAGCTGCAAAGAGCGCGGGTATCACTCCTTTGCGTCTGAGTTTCACTGGGACATTGCGAGTTATTCGTCGTGCTATCCCGAAATTTCAACGCTTGCAATCACAAGAACTCCCCTTTTTTTAA
- a CDS encoding recombinase family protein, whose amino-acid sequence MVGSTRSGKTTRLVEQFCTWLQAGDRQQSSWGRQRLYPHQGEPAVLVLAANDDNRRELRDKLAAATDGKYPIRAKTLLGFFQDEVTLFWPLLLQILGLKAQFPVRLRPETEQELATRLWRQQLDEIPRPAGIGESRWVRRLLDILQLAANSGTAIEDVGCILAALEEEQRSRGAEGAEGAEGEKRAKGTEGEKLRATSHQPLATLPTPDSLILNWRNWCWERGFLTYGITTELYSKYLLGDPYYQQHLLRRYRYILADDVDDYPAIARDLFEFLLDRGAVGAFTYNPDGAVRLGLGADPEYLQGLAKRCQIEFIQPSSIALADDLATPVVELVTEPLALFSLPESVQAIQTISRGDLLRQTADFIIQAIKSGQIQPQEIALIAPGLDAIARYTLVEILTKHGIFVESLNDQRPLTSSPIIRALLTLLTLVYPGLGRLVDRDMVAEMLVVLSTRREAGKQGAGGRELGEQQGKLEEQDKSQVTSHKSQLIPNSEFQIDPVRAGLIADYCFQPHPEHPNLLPATTYDRWDRLGYAASLAYAQIVQWIEDQRSQQEQRLLPSPIVLLDRAIQKFLWQGSNLPYDQLAALRELLETAQHYWEIDARLRQSEGIDTPAHTTIAQFIQLLRRGTITANSYPVRPIGAASRAVTLATIFQYRSSRRFHRWQFWLDAGSPLWSRGGAATLYGAPLFLQHRFGRPWTAEDDLSADTERLRRILRDLLGRVGERVYLCHSDLAANGQEQNGTLLSLVNSAIPVIDKS is encoded by the coding sequence ATGGTTGGTTCTACTCGCAGTGGCAAAACGACTCGTTTAGTCGAACAATTTTGTACGTGGTTGCAAGCAGGCGATCGCCAACAGTCCTCTTGGGGACGACAGCGCTTATATCCTCATCAAGGAGAACCAGCAGTTTTAGTCTTAGCAGCAAATGACGATAATCGGCGGGAATTACGAGATAAATTAGCGGCAGCAACAGATGGTAAATATCCGATTCGCGCTAAAACCTTATTAGGTTTTTTTCAAGATGAAGTCACTTTATTTTGGCCCCTGCTGCTCCAGATTTTGGGACTAAAAGCTCAGTTTCCCGTACGTTTGCGCCCAGAAACCGAACAGGAATTAGCCACGCGCCTGTGGCGACAGCAGCTAGATGAAATTCCCCGTCCAGCAGGGATCGGCGAGTCTCGTTGGGTGCGTCGCCTGCTGGATATCTTGCAGTTAGCAGCAAATAGTGGCACTGCGATTGAAGATGTGGGGTGTATTCTCGCAGCACTGGAAGAGGAGCAGAGGAGCAGAGGAGCTGAGGGAGCTGAGGGAGCTGAGGGAGAGAAGAGAGCTAAGGGAACTGAGGGAGAAAAACTACGCGCCACTAGCCACCAGCCACTAGCCACTCTCCCGACTCCCGACTCCCTCATTCTTAACTGGCGCAATTGGTGTTGGGAGAGGGGTTTTTTGACTTATGGAATCACGACAGAACTCTACAGCAAGTATCTTTTAGGCGATCCCTACTATCAGCAGCATTTACTACGACGCTATCGCTACATTCTGGCGGATGATGTCGATGATTATCCAGCTATAGCCCGCGATTTGTTTGAGTTTCTCCTCGACCGAGGGGCGGTTGGTGCGTTTACTTATAATCCCGATGGAGCCGTGCGTTTGGGACTAGGAGCCGATCCCGAATACTTGCAAGGCTTAGCAAAGCGCTGTCAGATAGAATTTATCCAGCCTTCCTCGATCGCGCTGGCTGACGATTTGGCAACGCCAGTAGTAGAGTTAGTCACGGAACCACTGGCACTGTTTTCGCTACCAGAGTCAGTGCAAGCAATCCAAACCATATCGCGGGGCGACTTACTGCGACAAACTGCCGATTTCATCATTCAAGCGATTAAATCGGGACAGATTCAGCCGCAGGAAATTGCTTTAATTGCTCCTGGTTTAGATGCGATCGCCCGTTATACCCTAGTAGAAATTCTGACTAAACACGGGATCTTTGTCGAATCCCTGAACGACCAACGCCCATTGACAAGTTCTCCGATTATCCGAGCCTTACTCACCCTCCTCACCCTCGTCTACCCAGGTTTAGGACGTTTAGTCGATCGAGATATGGTAGCGGAAATGTTAGTAGTATTAAGTACGAGGCGAGAGGCAGGAAAGCAGGGAGCAGGGGGAAGAGAGCTGGGGGAGCAGCAGGGGAAGCTGGAGGAGCAAGACAAGTCACAAGTTACAAGTCACAAGTCACAATTAATCCCGAATTCCGAATTCCAAATCGATCCTGTCCGTGCTGGCTTGATTGCCGACTACTGCTTCCAACCGCACCCAGAACATCCAAATTTACTACCAGCAACGACCTACGATCGCTGGGATCGCTTGGGCTATGCGGCAAGTTTAGCTTATGCTCAGATCGTGCAGTGGATAGAAGATCAGCGATCGCAGCAAGAACAGCGGCTTCTCCCCAGTCCCATTGTTCTACTCGACCGTGCTATTCAAAAATTTCTCTGGCAAGGCAGTAACCTCCCCTACGACCAGTTAGCAGCATTACGAGAATTACTAGAAACAGCTCAACACTATTGGGAAATCGATGCGCGGCTGCGGCAGTCTGAAGGGATCGATACTCCTGCTCACACTACGATTGCCCAATTCATTCAACTGCTACGACGGGGTACAATTACAGCAAATTCTTATCCCGTGCGTCCCATTGGTGCTGCTAGTCGTGCTGTCACCTTAGCGACTATCTTCCAATATCGTTCCAGTCGGCGGTTTCATCGTTGGCAATTTTGGTTGGATGCAGGCTCTCCCTTGTGGTCGCGTGGTGGTGCGGCAACTTTATACGGTGCGCCGTTATTTTTACAACATCGATTCGGTCGCCCTTGGACGGCGGAAGACGACTTAAGCGCCGACACAGAAAGACTGCGGCGAATTTTGCGAGATTTACTTGGGCGTGTAGGAGAAAGAGTTTATCTATGTCACAGCGATTTAGCCGCCAACGGACAGGAACAGAACGGTACTTTGTTATCTTTAGTCAACTCGGCGATTCCAGTTATAGATAAGAGTTGA
- a CDS encoding methylmalonic aciduria and homocystinuria type D protein, giving the protein MLQYSVHPAPRFIRTHLNRLLPSWSLPVLSVVVVLQLCQFAFLERTVETEIYKNEFRQQFLEFGSQIIAQLGTMGYLADMFDPRTGFPITSPPGQVRLSDVKVVGATLGYTIDRSGQCAAIVHPTWGKAVYPSTLVSSAQPDVVAEIVANIAANSTHCHIQPVAGSSDPTVEGQSFPNIKPV; this is encoded by the coding sequence ATGCTGCAATACTCAGTTCACCCAGCTCCTAGATTCATTCGCACTCATTTAAATCGGCTTTTACCGAGTTGGTCGTTGCCAGTTTTATCTGTGGTTGTAGTTTTACAACTGTGTCAATTTGCTTTCTTGGAACGGACAGTTGAGACAGAAATCTATAAGAACGAATTTCGGCAACAATTTCTAGAATTTGGCAGCCAAATCATTGCCCAACTAGGAACAATGGGATACTTAGCAGATATGTTCGACCCGCGCACTGGATTTCCTATAACTTCTCCACCTGGTCAAGTGCGGCTGAGCGATGTGAAAGTTGTTGGCGCGACTTTAGGCTATACAATCGATCGCAGCGGTCAGTGTGCCGCGATCGTCCATCCAACTTGGGGAAAAGCAGTTTATCCTTCTACGCTTGTCTCATCTGCCCAACCAGATGTAGTTGCAGAAATCGTGGCTAACATAGCAGCTAATAGCACGCACTGCCATATTCAACCCGTAGCAGGATCGAGCGATCCAACCGTAGAGGGGCAATCTTTTCCAAATATAAAGCCAGTATAA
- a CDS encoding tryptophan-rich sensory protein, whose amino-acid sequence MKASTQGSNRATVLPLATLFAILATLSVNVLSNFFPVRGLNIGEIANTILQGVQITPANYAFAIWGLIYLGLIAYGIYQFLPAQRQNSTLHRVDVLLIIACLAQIAWVYLFTLQLFWLSVIAMLAILISLIGAYLQLEIGTRGSREFKWLVHIPFSIYLGWISVATIVNIASALYISNWNGWGISPLGWTIIMLLVGAAIASVVALQRADIAFTLVFVWAYVAIAVRHLSLNNPAISITAVVAAIVLVVLLGFSRVKSKERGARSEE is encoded by the coding sequence ATGAAAGCATCCACACAAGGTTCTAATAGAGCAACTGTACTGCCTTTGGCAACACTATTTGCTATCTTGGCGACTCTCAGCGTTAACGTCTTGTCAAATTTCTTTCCAGTTCGAGGATTAAATATTGGTGAAATTGCCAACACCATTCTTCAAGGCGTACAAATTACACCAGCAAATTATGCCTTTGCCATTTGGGGATTAATTTATCTCGGACTAATTGCCTATGGCATTTATCAGTTTCTTCCGGCACAGCGCCAAAATTCAACTCTGCATCGAGTTGATGTCTTACTAATTATTGCTTGTCTAGCTCAAATTGCTTGGGTATATCTCTTCACGCTACAGCTATTTTGGCTTTCAGTAATAGCAATGCTAGCAATTCTAATCTCCTTAATTGGAGCTTACTTGCAATTAGAAATTGGCACAAGAGGATCGCGCGAATTCAAATGGCTGGTACACATCCCATTTAGTATTTATTTAGGTTGGATCTCTGTAGCAACGATTGTTAATATTGCCTCTGCTCTTTATATTTCTAATTGGAATGGTTGGGGCATAAGCCCTCTAGGATGGACTATCATTATGCTGCTTGTTGGTGCAGCGATCGCCTCTGTAGTTGCCCTTCAACGGGCAGATATTGCCTTTACGCTGGTATTTGTTTGGGCGTATGTTGCGATCGCAGTTCGTCATTTATCTCTAAATAATCCGGCTATTTCAATCACCGCAGTAGTAGCAGCGATCGTTCTTGTAGTCCTACTAGGATTTAGCAGGGTGAAAAGTAAGGAGCGAGGAGCGAGGAGTGAGGAGTGA
- a CDS encoding GNAT family N-acetyltransferase, with translation MIRPIAPDDTTALIALADATGLFEPNQLEELGEILSDYFGNNSNSDRFWIVDDDNGLVGVAYCEMERMTDATWNLQLIAIRPDRQGQGRGANLLQYVEQMLTASGGRVLLVETSGLPDFERTRAFYRKCGYDEEARIRDFYKAGDDKIVYRKALSAHR, from the coding sequence ATGATTCGACCAATCGCACCCGATGACACAACCGCACTGATTGCCCTAGCCGACGCGACCGGACTGTTCGAGCCGAACCAACTTGAGGAGCTTGGCGAAATACTGTCCGATTACTTTGGCAATAACAGCAACAGCGATCGCTTCTGGATCGTTGACGACGACAACGGACTAGTGGGGGTTGCCTACTGCGAGATGGAACGGATGACTGATGCAACGTGGAACCTGCAATTGATTGCCATCCGACCCGATCGCCAAGGACAAGGACGTGGTGCGAACCTGCTACAGTATGTTGAACAAATGTTGACGGCAAGTGGCGGGCGCGTACTATTGGTAGAAACGTCAGGACTGCCGGACTTCGAGCGCACGCGAGCATTCTATCGCAAGTGCGGTTATGACGAAGAAGCGCGAATCCGCGACTTCTATAAAGCGGGCGATGACAAGATCGTTTACCGTAAAGCATTATCCGCTCACAGGTAG
- a CDS encoding cupin produces the protein MAAHRGIEIYPLASIQGGMAQFYTPQSSHETMLVQIPPHTIDDLFVHKSQTDQILVVRGRLALVTLENKQYRYTPLSDRLPQVVKIPPGVLHGAINLDSEPCTIVNAVLRHRPTQPRDYIPRPRPFPYNLAIAGAKLAEMEAVIIQQALGSGRGGFV, from the coding sequence ATGGCTGCTCATCGGGGTATTGAGATCTATCCGCTAGCTTCAATTCAAGGGGGAATGGCTCAGTTTTATACTCCCCAGTCCAGCCACGAGACAATGTTGGTACAGATTCCGCCGCACACGATTGACGATCTCTTCGTTCACAAATCTCAGACAGACCAGATTTTAGTTGTTAGAGGGCGTTTAGCCCTCGTGACTTTAGAAAATAAGCAGTATCGCTATACTCCATTGAGCGATCGCCTGCCTCAAGTTGTTAAAATTCCCCCAGGCGTGCTACACGGTGCAATAAATCTAGATTCCGAACCCTGCACGATTGTTAATGCCGTTCTGCGCCATCGTCCGACGCAACCGCGAGATTATATTCCTCGTCCCCGTCCTTTTCCCTACAATCTCGCGATCGCGGGAGCTAAACTAGCAGAGATGGAGGCTGTAATTATTCAGCAAGCCTTGGGTAGTGGTAGGGGTGGATTTGTTTAA